In a single window of the Streptomyces sp. NBC_00094 genome:
- a CDS encoding GNAT family N-acetyltransferase: protein MTTSTSSAVPDLVIRPLAGPEELDLFLRLTYSLDHELADDLATGRRLPEWMWVALDGDRLLGRIAWWTNKAGGEPLALDFFDLTPELSGLSEDERAEIGLRLLETATAAVVPAGTQRPEFGRFMPADWREVPETRSVLESLFAVLERTGARPLVERLRLEWRPGTSVPEPKGRLEFRPVRDREDLVALMTPVMEGTLDAHGQADLATGLSAREAAELHYDEELAHYTSPQEWWQVAQLPESGEPVGFVIPARNNYHHTIAYIGVLPAHRGNGYIDDILAEGTRILAATDVPRIRAATDLANVPMAAAFARAGYVTFERAINYVWDAPGASES, encoded by the coding sequence GTGACCACGTCCACTTCTTCGGCCGTTCCCGACCTCGTCATACGCCCGCTCGCCGGGCCGGAGGAACTGGACCTGTTCCTCCGCCTCACGTACTCGCTCGACCACGAGCTGGCGGACGACCTCGCCACCGGTCGCCGCCTCCCGGAGTGGATGTGGGTGGCTCTGGACGGCGACCGGCTGCTCGGCCGGATCGCCTGGTGGACCAACAAGGCGGGCGGCGAGCCCCTGGCGCTCGACTTCTTCGACCTGACCCCCGAACTGTCCGGGCTGTCCGAGGACGAGCGCGCCGAGATCGGTCTGCGGCTCCTGGAGACCGCGACGGCCGCGGTCGTCCCTGCGGGCACGCAGCGCCCCGAGTTCGGGCGGTTCATGCCGGCGGACTGGCGCGAGGTCCCGGAGACCCGGTCCGTCCTGGAGTCCCTGTTCGCGGTACTGGAGCGGACGGGCGCCCGTCCGCTGGTCGAGCGGCTGCGTCTGGAGTGGCGGCCCGGCACGTCCGTGCCGGAGCCGAAGGGCCGGCTGGAGTTCCGGCCGGTGCGGGACCGCGAGGACCTGGTCGCGCTGATGACGCCCGTCATGGAGGGCACGCTCGACGCGCACGGCCAGGCCGACCTGGCGACCGGGCTCTCGGCCCGGGAGGCGGCGGAGCTGCACTACGACGAAGAGCTCGCGCACTACACCTCGCCCCAGGAGTGGTGGCAGGTCGCGCAGCTCCCGGAGAGCGGCGAGCCGGTCGGTTTCGTGATCCCCGCGCGGAACAACTACCACCACACGATCGCGTACATCGGCGTGCTGCCCGCCCACCGCGGCAACGGCTACATCGACGACATCCTGGCGGAGGGCACCCGGATCCTGGCCGCCACGGACGTCCCCCGGATCAGGGCGGCGACGGACCTGGCGAACGTCCCGATGGCGGCGGCCTTCGCCCGGGCGGGTTACGTCACCTTCGAGCGGGCGATCAACTACGTGTGGGACGCGCCGGGCGCGTCGGAGTCCTGA
- a CDS encoding DUF1707 and FHA domain-containing protein yields the protein MTTPFELPANTPRLTDAERDRALGLLREGAAQGRLSHDTFVYRMERALQARRSDELDLLVADLRTESTWTRRVVGAVERMSAFTARIGRAWHAERLPKLLLPLPGPHPLRIGRDPVNGLRLSHETASRLHAELSLQSGMWVLRDLGSTNGTTVNGRRVTGAVVVRPGDVVGFGQMSFRLSHG from the coding sequence GTGACGACCCCCTTCGAGCTTCCGGCGAACACCCCTCGGCTGACCGACGCCGAGCGGGACCGCGCGCTGGGACTGCTCCGTGAGGGCGCCGCCCAGGGCCGCCTCTCGCACGACACCTTCGTCTACCGGATGGAGCGCGCGCTCCAGGCCCGCCGATCGGACGAGCTCGACCTGCTCGTCGCCGACCTGCGGACCGAGTCCACCTGGACCCGGCGGGTCGTGGGCGCGGTCGAGCGGATGTCGGCGTTCACGGCGCGCATCGGGCGCGCCTGGCACGCGGAGCGGCTGCCGAAGCTGCTGCTGCCGCTCCCGGGTCCGCATCCGCTGCGGATCGGCCGCGACCCGGTCAACGGTCTGCGGCTCAGTCACGAGACGGCTTCCCGGCTGCACGCGGAGCTCTCGCTGCAGAGCGGGATGTGGGTGCTGCGCGACCTCGGCTCGACGAACGGGACGACCGTCAACGGGCGACGGGTCACCGGCGCGGTCGTCGTGCGGCCGGGGGACGTCGTCGGCTTCGGCCAGATGTCGTTCCGGCTCTCCCACGGCTGA
- a CDS encoding cytochrome P450, with protein MSDEPDRGTRNRGIPNRGVRNDRPEESGDPWTSLPSMTPGAVSAAIPTVTPGATALRGTTFPGRVRTIADPTAEGPAAPSGPAGPFPPTGRTVAPSPLDPGASRDPHAIHRTLREEFPLTYDPLLRAWVLSRYADVAAALTDNRFTHGHRPGDPPCVRAHIDVDMAELRNVTERTAYVLARRIAERPQADLVADFCHWLPAGTVAAAVGVPYRDMMRLVRGRAAGALAGECGGQIAVREKALASFLGNVLADPDQVAALREAPTGLVARAWAESLRRDPPVQIAVRRTRAEVRVSGGIIPAGASVALLVGSAGRDPERFREPDRFDPFRDDSGQLTYGSGFCPAVLLAGLEAEYALRALFTAMPRLRLADGFRPTPTGLITRAPRSLIVRPGG; from the coding sequence ATGAGCGACGAGCCGGACCGCGGCACACGGAACCGCGGCATACCGAACCGAGGCGTACGGAACGACCGGCCGGAGGAGTCAGGGGACCCCTGGACGAGCCTGCCGTCGATGACGCCGGGCGCGGTGTCCGCGGCGATCCCGACCGTGACGCCCGGCGCGACCGCCCTCCGGGGCACCACCTTCCCGGGCCGGGTGCGGACCATCGCCGACCCGACGGCCGAAGGACCCGCAGCGCCCTCGGGACCCGCCGGACCCTTCCCGCCCACCGGGCGGACCGTCGCACCGAGCCCCCTCGACCCCGGCGCCTCGCGCGACCCGCACGCGATTCACCGCACGCTGCGCGAGGAGTTCCCCCTCACGTACGACCCGCTGCTGCGCGCCTGGGTCCTCAGTCGGTACGCGGACGTCGCCGCCGCCCTCACCGACAACCGCTTCACCCACGGGCACCGACCAGGCGACCCACCCTGCGTCCGGGCCCATATCGACGTCGACATGGCCGAGTTGAGGAACGTCACCGAACGCACGGCGTACGTCCTCGCCCGCCGCATCGCCGAACGCCCGCAGGCCGACCTCGTCGCCGACTTCTGCCACTGGCTGCCCGCCGGGACCGTCGCCGCCGCCGTCGGCGTGCCCTACCGCGACATGATGCGGCTCGTGCGCGGCCGGGCGGCCGGGGCGCTCGCCGGGGAGTGCGGGGGCCAGATCGCCGTACGGGAGAAGGCGCTCGCCTCCTTCCTCGGCAACGTCCTCGCCGACCCCGACCAGGTCGCCGCGCTCCGTGAGGCCCCCACCGGGCTCGTGGCCCGCGCCTGGGCCGAGTCCCTGCGCCGCGACCCTCCGGTGCAGATCGCCGTACGCCGTACCCGCGCCGAGGTCCGGGTCAGCGGCGGCATCATCCCGGCGGGCGCCTCCGTCGCCCTGCTCGTCGGCTCCGCCGGCCGGGACCCCGAGCGCTTCCGAGAGCCCGACCGCTTCGACCCGTTCCGCGACGACTCCGGCCAGCTCACCTACGGCAGCGGCTTCTGCCCCGCCGTCCTGCTCGCCGGCCTGGAGGCCGAGTACGCCCTGCGCGCGCTCTTCACGGCGATGCCCCGGCTGCGCCTCGCCGACGGCTTCCGGCCCACCCCCACCGGTCTCATCACCCGGGCGCCGCGCAGCCTGATCGTCCGCCCCGGAGGCTGA
- the treY gene encoding malto-oligosyltrehalose synthase, which produces MTSLPALSALPAATYRLQLQPDFPFAAVERAVPYLAGLGVSHLHLSPVLEAVPGSTHGYDVTDHRSVRAELGGEEGLRALAATARAHGLGLVVDLVPNHMAASPRHNHALRSVLREGPDSPYARWFDVDWRAGDGRLLLPVLPARLPEVRDRLRVSGGALHLDGQEFPLRAGTEGLPLDELLDAQWYRLAWWRLARTELNYRRFFTISELIGVRVEDPEVFAATHAKIVELVADGVVEGLRIDHPDGLADPQGYLEDLAAATGGRCWTVVEKILTGSETLPAAWPVAGTTGYDALRQLEGVLTDPVGVDELARVYREFTHSAADRGGDWEATARRAAYEVVTHDLAAETAALTRVAERICAADPALRDHAPWALRTAIRELLVRVPVYRTYRTGGEEVLTPAAARGAKAAFAVPEEATAVDLVRELALGSLGDGPEHRAFRARFAQTSSALRAKSVEDTAFYRYAPLLSANEVGGDAGHPAVSVDAFHAYCLRIARDWPAGGTVLSTHDTKRSADVRAAIAVLAQCPETWAALLAEVAGVPAPDPHLAWTAWQTAFGFGVPDADRLGPAILKSVREAGLRTSWTEPDPAYERAVAEFAAAGPGRIPLRTASAAAFALEPHIRAHALGAALAQLTMPGVPELYQNTEREYRALVDPDNRAPFATGPEDDRTALVRAALRLRRERPEAFGPGSVYTPLAADGPAAAHCLAFARSGAVVTAVTRLSLRLAEAGGWQDTELVLPDGHWADVLDGVREFTGGPATELKLAELFADRPVALLARLDD; this is translated from the coding sequence ATGACCTCCCTCCCGGCCCTTTCCGCGCTCCCCGCCGCCACCTACCGTCTCCAGCTCCAGCCGGATTTTCCCTTCGCCGCCGTCGAGCGGGCCGTGCCGTACCTCGCCGGACTCGGGGTCTCGCACCTGCACCTCTCCCCCGTCCTGGAGGCGGTGCCCGGCTCGACCCACGGCTACGACGTCACCGACCACCGGTCCGTACGGGCCGAGCTGGGCGGCGAGGAGGGGCTGCGGGCGCTCGCGGCGACCGCGCGGGCACACGGCCTCGGCCTGGTCGTGGACCTCGTCCCCAACCACATGGCGGCCTCCCCCCGGCACAACCACGCGCTGCGGTCGGTGCTCCGCGAGGGCCCGGACTCGCCGTACGCCCGCTGGTTCGACGTCGACTGGCGGGCCGGGGACGGCCGGCTGCTGTTGCCGGTGCTGCCCGCACGGCTCCCGGAGGTGCGGGACCGGTTGCGGGTCTCGGGCGGGGCGCTGCACCTCGACGGGCAGGAGTTCCCGCTGCGGGCGGGCACGGAGGGGCTGCCGCTCGACGAGCTGCTGGATGCCCAGTGGTACCGGCTCGCCTGGTGGCGGCTGGCCCGCACCGAGCTCAACTACCGCCGCTTCTTCACCATCTCGGAGCTCATCGGGGTGCGGGTCGAGGATCCCGAGGTGTTCGCGGCGACCCACGCGAAGATCGTGGAGCTGGTGGCGGACGGGGTCGTCGAGGGGCTGCGCATCGACCACCCGGACGGGCTCGCGGACCCGCAGGGATACCTGGAGGACCTGGCGGCGGCGACCGGTGGGCGCTGCTGGACGGTGGTGGAGAAGATCCTCACGGGTTCGGAGACGCTGCCCGCCGCCTGGCCGGTGGCGGGCACCACCGGGTACGACGCGCTGCGGCAGCTCGAAGGAGTGCTGACCGATCCGGTGGGTGTCGATGAACTGGCCCGTGTCTACCGGGAGTTCACCCACAGTGCCGCGGACCGGGGCGGCGACTGGGAGGCGACCGCGCGGCGCGCGGCGTACGAGGTGGTGACGCACGACCTGGCCGCCGAGACGGCCGCGCTGACGCGGGTCGCGGAGCGGATCTGCGCGGCCGACCCGGCGCTGCGGGACCACGCCCCCTGGGCGCTGCGCACCGCGATCCGCGAACTCCTCGTCCGGGTACCGGTCTACCGGACCTACCGGACGGGCGGCGAGGAGGTCCTGACCCCGGCGGCGGCGCGGGGCGCGAAGGCGGCGTTCGCGGTGCCGGAGGAGGCGACGGCCGTCGATCTCGTACGGGAGTTGGCGCTCGGGTCCCTCGGTGACGGCCCGGAACACCGGGCGTTCCGGGCCAGGTTCGCGCAGACGTCCTCGGCGCTGCGGGCCAAGTCCGTGGAGGACACGGCCTTCTACCGGTACGCGCCGCTGCTCTCGGCGAACGAGGTGGGCGGGGACGCGGGGCACCCGGCGGTGTCGGTCGACGCGTTCCACGCGTACTGCCTCCGGATCGCCCGGGACTGGCCGGCCGGCGGGACCGTGCTGTCCACCCACGACACCAAGCGCAGCGCGGACGTCCGGGCCGCGATCGCGGTGCTCGCCCAGTGCCCGGAGACGTGGGCCGCGCTCCTGGCGGAGGTCGCGGGGGTGCCCGCACCCGATCCGCACCTGGCGTGGACGGCCTGGCAGACGGCCTTCGGCTTCGGCGTCCCGGACGCGGACCGGCTCGGGCCGGCGATCCTCAAGTCCGTACGGGAGGCGGGGCTGCGGACGAGCTGGACCGAGCCGGACCCGGCGTACGAGCGGGCGGTGGCCGAGTTCGCGGCGGCCGGGCCCGGCCGGATCCCGCTGAGGACGGCCTCGGCGGCGGCCTTCGCCCTGGAACCGCACATCCGGGCCCACGCGCTCGGTGCGGCGCTCGCGCAGCTGACGATGCCGGGGGTGCCGGAGCTGTACCAGAACACGGAGCGGGAGTACCGGGCTCTCGTCGACCCGGACAACCGGGCCCCGTTCGCGACCGGCCCGGAGGACGACAGGACGGCACTGGTCAGGGCGGCGCTGCGGCTGCGCCGGGAGCGCCCGGAGGCCTTCGGGCCCGGCAGCGTGTACACCCCGCTCGCGGCGGACGGCCCAGCCGCGGCCCACTGCCTGGCCTTCGCCCGCTCCGGCGCGGTGGTGACGGCCGTGACCCGGCTCTCGCTGCGCCTCGCGGAGGCAGGCGGCTGGCAGGACACGGAGCTGGTCCTGCCGGACGGCCACTGGGCCGATGTCCTGGACGGAGTACGGGAGTTCACGGGCGGACCGGCGACGGAACTCAAGCTCGCGGAGCTCTTCGCGGACCGGCCGGTGGCACTGCTCGCACGGCTGGACGACTGA
- a CDS encoding MFS transporter, whose product MYRDTFSLLGPVLPAVSFLGRLPTAMCQLGSLLLVAETSGSLATAGLAGGALAAGQTVAGPVIGRLADRHGQRGVVLAASLANAVAVAVLVLAALAQAATGWLMLLGALTGATVPQVGPLARTRAVALARRSGDCDERLVGAVLSFEGTLDEVSFVLGPALVGLAAALAHPAAALLAAALLLVVCGSAFALHPTARTTAPDPDPDPVTRPDAAERARLPRSAYALRGTMVLQGAMFGASQAGITALTEALGAPAQAGLVYAAMGVMSAAVGLSLAAVPARIGLTTRWRAATAGLVVLSVPLLLVDSLGALYAVVVVLGAAYAPHLITVFGLTERTVPAARLAESMAFLTSGIVGGQALALAASGRLAEGHGAPAAFAVAVGAAVACALLSWTVRMPEPRAAGKPAVRRAAAERSG is encoded by the coding sequence ATGTATCGCGACACGTTCTCGCTGCTCGGCCCGGTCCTGCCGGCCGTCTCCTTCCTGGGCCGGCTGCCGACCGCCATGTGTCAGCTCGGCAGCCTGCTCCTCGTCGCCGAGACCAGCGGTTCGCTCGCCACGGCCGGCCTCGCCGGCGGAGCGCTCGCGGCGGGACAGACCGTCGCGGGACCGGTCATCGGCCGCCTCGCCGACCGGCACGGCCAGCGCGGAGTCGTCCTCGCCGCCTCCCTCGCCAACGCGGTCGCCGTCGCCGTCCTGGTCCTCGCCGCGCTCGCCCAGGCGGCCACCGGCTGGCTGATGCTGCTCGGCGCGCTCACCGGGGCCACCGTCCCCCAGGTCGGGCCGCTCGCCCGGACCCGCGCGGTCGCCCTCGCCCGCCGCTCCGGCGACTGCGACGAACGGCTCGTCGGCGCCGTGCTCTCCTTCGAGGGCACCCTCGACGAGGTGTCCTTCGTCCTCGGCCCGGCCCTCGTCGGCCTCGCCGCCGCCCTCGCCCACCCCGCCGCGGCGCTCCTCGCGGCCGCGCTGCTGCTCGTCGTCTGCGGCTCGGCCTTCGCCCTGCACCCCACGGCCAGGACCACCGCACCGGATCCGGACCCGGACCCGGTCACCCGTCCGGACGCGGCCGAGCGGGCGCGACTGCCCCGCTCCGCGTACGCGCTGCGCGGCACGATGGTCCTCCAGGGGGCGATGTTCGGCGCCTCGCAGGCCGGGATCACCGCGCTCACCGAGGCGCTCGGCGCGCCCGCGCAGGCGGGGCTCGTCTACGCCGCGATGGGCGTGATGAGCGCCGCCGTCGGCCTCTCGCTCGCCGCCGTGCCCGCCCGCATCGGGCTCACCACCCGCTGGCGCGCCGCCACCGCCGGGCTCGTCGTCCTCTCCGTACCGCTCCTCCTCGTCGACTCGCTCGGCGCGCTGTACGCGGTCGTCGTCGTCCTCGGCGCCGCCTACGCCCCGCACCTGATCACGGTCTTCGGGCTCACCGAGCGGACCGTGCCGGCCGCCCGGCTCGCCGAGTCCATGGCCTTCCTCACCAGCGGGATCGTCGGCGGTCAGGCCCTCGCCCTCGCCGCCTCCGGCCGGCTCGCGGAGGGCCACGGCGCGCCCGCCGCCTTCGCGGTGGCGGTGGGCGCGGCCGTGGCCTGCGCGCTGCTCTCCTGGACGGTACGGATGCCGGAGCCGCGCGCGGCGGGGAAGCCCGCCGTCAGACGGGCCGCCGCAGAACGGTCAGGCTGA
- the glgX gene encoding glycogen debranching protein GlgX yields the protein MQVWPGQAYPLGATYDGAGTNFAVFSEAAHRIELCLLHDDGSETAVELRETDAFVRHAYLPGVMPGQRYGFRVHGPYAPERGLRCNAAKLLLDPYARAVSGQVRWSEAVYGYPFGRPDARNDLDSAPDTMTSVVVNPYFDWGDDRRPRTEYHHTVIYEAHVKGLTMLHPDLPEELRGTYAGLAHPAVIGHLKELGVTALELMPVHQFVNDHRLVDAGLSNYWGYNTIGFFAPHNAYASWGDRGQQVLEFKSAVRALHQAGIEVILDVVYNHTAEGNHLGPTLSMRGLDNPSYYRLSNDPRYYTDTTGTGNSLLMRSPHVLQLIMDSLRYWVTEMHVDGFRFDLAATLARQFHEVDRLSSFFDLVQQDPVVSQVKLIAEPWDVGEGGYQVGNFPPLWTEWNGKYRDCVRDLWRGEPRTLAEFASRLTGSSDLYQDDGRRPLASVNFVTCHDGFTLRDLVSYNEKRNEANGEGNRDGESYNRSWNCGEEGETEDVGITELRARQMRNFLATLMLSQGVPMLSHGDEFGRTQSGNNNAYCQDNEVSWVRWPKENSEAEATLLRFTRSMVRLRREHPVFRRRRFFHGRPVEGTHDELTDIAWFTPEGEEMTSRDWQAAHAQALTVFLNGNAISEPGTQGERIADDSFLLMFNASAKELEFVVPDSHGRYWRTVVDTSDPEGMPPQEGPELTGGERVTLAPLSLTVLRRPV from the coding sequence ATGCAAGTCTGGCCGGGACAGGCGTACCCCTTGGGCGCCACCTATGACGGAGCGGGAACCAACTTCGCGGTCTTCTCGGAGGCCGCCCACAGGATCGAGCTGTGCCTGCTCCACGACGACGGCTCGGAGACGGCGGTGGAGCTGCGCGAGACGGACGCCTTCGTCCGGCACGCCTACCTCCCGGGGGTGATGCCCGGTCAGCGGTACGGGTTCCGGGTCCACGGCCCGTACGCCCCCGAGCGCGGGCTGCGCTGCAACGCCGCCAAACTGCTCCTCGACCCCTACGCGCGAGCCGTGTCGGGGCAGGTCCGCTGGAGCGAGGCGGTGTACGGATACCCGTTCGGGCGGCCGGACGCCCGCAACGACCTGGACTCCGCCCCGGACACCATGACGTCCGTCGTGGTCAATCCGTACTTCGACTGGGGCGACGACCGGCGGCCGCGCACCGAGTACCACCACACCGTGATCTACGAGGCCCATGTGAAGGGCCTGACGATGCTCCATCCGGACCTCCCGGAGGAGCTGCGCGGTACGTACGCGGGGCTGGCGCACCCGGCGGTGATCGGCCATCTGAAGGAACTCGGCGTCACGGCGCTGGAGCTGATGCCCGTTCACCAGTTCGTGAACGACCACCGGCTCGTGGACGCGGGACTCTCGAACTACTGGGGCTACAACACGATCGGATTCTTCGCCCCGCACAACGCCTACGCGTCCTGGGGCGACCGGGGCCAGCAGGTCCTGGAGTTCAAGTCGGCGGTACGGGCGCTGCACCAGGCGGGCATCGAGGTCATCCTCGACGTGGTCTACAACCACACCGCCGAGGGCAACCACCTGGGCCCGACGCTCTCCATGCGGGGCCTGGACAACCCCTCGTACTACCGGCTCTCGAACGACCCCCGGTACTACACGGACACGACGGGCACCGGGAACTCGCTGCTCATGCGCTCCCCGCACGTGCTCCAGCTCATCATGGACAGCCTGCGGTACTGGGTGACCGAGATGCACGTGGACGGTTTCCGCTTCGACCTGGCGGCCACCCTGGCCCGGCAGTTCCACGAGGTGGACCGGCTCTCCTCGTTCTTCGACCTCGTGCAGCAGGACCCGGTGGTCAGCCAGGTGAAGCTGATCGCCGAGCCGTGGGACGTGGGCGAGGGCGGCTACCAGGTGGGCAACTTCCCGCCGCTGTGGACCGAGTGGAACGGCAAGTACCGGGACTGCGTACGGGACCTGTGGCGGGGCGAGCCGCGCACGCTCGCCGAGTTCGCCTCCCGGCTGACCGGCTCCTCCGACCTCTACCAGGACGACGGGCGGCGCCCGCTCGCCTCGGTCAACTTCGTGACCTGCCACGACGGTTTCACCCTCCGCGACCTCGTCTCGTACAACGAGAAGCGCAACGAGGCCAACGGCGAGGGCAACCGGGACGGCGAGAGCTACAACCGCTCGTGGAACTGCGGCGAGGAGGGGGAGACCGAGGACGTCGGGATCACCGAGCTGCGCGCCCGCCAGATGCGCAACTTCCTCGCCACGCTGATGCTGTCGCAGGGCGTGCCGATGCTGAGCCACGGCGACGAGTTCGGCCGGACGCAGAGCGGCAACAACAACGCGTACTGCCAGGACAACGAGGTGTCCTGGGTGCGGTGGCCGAAGGAGAACAGCGAGGCGGAGGCCACGCTGCTCCGCTTCACCCGGTCGATGGTGCGGCTGCGGCGGGAGCACCCGGTGTTCCGGCGGCGGCGCTTCTTCCACGGACGGCCGGTGGAGGGCACGCACGACGAGCTCACCGACATCGCCTGGTTCACCCCCGAGGGCGAGGAGATGACGTCCCGCGACTGGCAGGCCGCGCACGCCCAGGCGTTGACGGTCTTCCTCAACGGCAACGCCATCTCGGAGCCGGGCACACAGGGCGAGCGGATCGCCGACGACTCCTTCCTGCTGATGTTCAACGCCTCGGCGAAGGAGCTGGAGTTCGTGGTGCCGGACAGCCACGGCCGGTACTGGCGGACGGTGGTGGACACCTCCGATCCCGAGGGGATGCCGCCACAGGAGGGCCCGGAGCTCACGGGCGGCGAGCGGGTGACGCTCGCACCGCTCAGCCTGACCGTTCTGCGGCGGCCCGTCTGA
- a CDS encoding Tat pathway signal sequence domain protein, with protein sequence MAVTGTAVAVAISLPGVSAAGEGAPRPVGGTTLDGANGATGVGGGSGGADAVGAAESGLGAQGQAAAPPPATVAPAAAEGKKGVGTDPLTDDELARAETLALTPSGAAARQNVEGGRGPQHLGTVLADPLPGDAARRAEVRFYDYARDELVTRTVNLGTGKVERSAAQRGVQPSAHPEELREALELILASPLGKGVKEDYKDATGKQLTSADQLWFNGDVYRPYREANVPGQLAECGGHRCVRLVTKVLNGAWIDTRNLIVDLSARTVTRVG encoded by the coding sequence ATGGCGGTGACGGGAACCGCCGTCGCGGTCGCGATCAGTCTGCCGGGGGTCTCGGCAGCGGGGGAAGGTGCGCCCAGGCCTGTGGGTGGCACCACGCTCGACGGTGCGAACGGTGCGACCGGTGTGGGCGGAGGAAGCGGGGGTGCGGACGCCGTCGGCGCGGCGGAGTCCGGCCTCGGGGCGCAGGGGCAGGCCGCGGCGCCGCCGCCGGCGACCGTGGCCCCGGCGGCCGCCGAGGGGAAGAAGGGCGTGGGCACCGACCCGCTCACCGACGACGAGCTCGCACGGGCCGAGACGCTGGCGCTGACCCCGTCCGGCGCCGCCGCCCGGCAGAACGTCGAGGGAGGACGCGGCCCGCAGCACCTGGGCACCGTGCTCGCCGACCCGCTGCCGGGGGACGCCGCACGCCGCGCCGAGGTCCGCTTCTACGACTACGCGCGGGACGAGCTCGTCACCCGGACGGTCAACCTCGGCACGGGGAAGGTCGAGCGGTCCGCGGCGCAGCGCGGGGTCCAGCCCTCCGCCCACCCCGAGGAGCTGCGGGAGGCCCTTGAGCTGATCCTCGCCAGCCCCCTCGGCAAGGGCGTCAAGGAGGACTACAAGGACGCCACGGGCAAGCAGCTCACCTCCGCCGACCAGCTGTGGTTCAACGGCGACGTCTACCGCCCCTACCGCGAGGCGAACGTGCCCGGGCAGCTCGCCGAATGCGGCGGGCACCGGTGCGTCCGGCTGGTCACCAAGGTCCTCAACGGGGCCTGGATCGACACCCGGAACCTCATCGTCGACCTCTCCGCGAGGACCGTCACACGCGTCGGCTGA